CGCCGGCGCCGGATTCATTAATTTCTTTTTAAAGCATGACGTCATTTACGATACGCTGAAAAATATACTGGCCGCCGGAGCCGAGTACGGCAAAGCACCGCTGCGTGAAGAAGACACGGTACAGGTCGAATATGTCAGCGCCAATCCGACAGGACCTCTTCACGTCGGCCACGGCCGCGGCGCAGCGTACGGCAGCGCCCTCGTCAACTTGCTGCGCGCCGCCGGCTGCAACGTGCAGGCAGAATATTACATCAACGACGCAGGCAATCAGATGAACAACCTGGCCGCTTCGGTCAATGCCCGCTACTTGCAGCTGCTGGGACGGGAAGCGGATATCCCGGAAAACGGCTATCACGGCCACGACATCATCGATACGGCCCAGGCGATTATTGACCAGGACGGCGACGCCTACTTGAATATGCCCGAAGAGGAACGGCTGGAATTGTTTAAAGACCGGGCCTATGTTGAAAAGCTGAAAGCCTTAAAGCGGGATTTGGCTGCCTTCAATGTCCATTTTGACAACTGGTTCAGCGAACGGACCCTTCACCCCGACGCGATTCATGGGGCCTGCGATGTACTGAAACAGCGCGGCAAGCTGTATGAAAAAGACGGCGCCCTGTGGCTGAAATCGACGGATTACGGCGACGACAAGGACCGCGTCGTCATTCGCGACAACGGCGTACCGACCTATCTGGCCGCCGATATCGCCTATCACAAGAATAAATACGACCGGGGCTTTGGCAGCCTCATCAATATCTGGGGGGCAGACCACCACGGCTACGTGGCCCGCGTCAAGGCGGCGATGGCGGCCCTCGGCTACGACCCGGAAAAACTGGAAATACTGCTCCTGCAGATGGTCAGCTTATTCCGCGACGGCAAGCCGGTCAAGATGTCCAAGCGCACGGGCCAGGCAATTACCCTCAACGAGCTCATCGAAGAAGTCGGCGCCGACGCGGCCCGGTATTTCTTCATCATGCGTTCTCTCGACACGCAGCTCGACTTTGACTTGGACTTGGCGAAATCGCACAGCAACGAAAATCCCGTATATTACATCCAATACGCCCACGCCCGCATTTACAGTATCTACCGCCAGGTTCAGGAAGCTGGCGACGCGCTGGATATGAACTGGGCCGACGTGCAGTGGGATAAACTGAAGGACGAACAGGAACTGGAACTGATCAAAAAGATGGCGGCCTTCCCGGAAGAAATACAGCGGGCTGCCCGCGAACGGGCGCCGCACCGCATCGCTCACTTTGCCCACGAGCTGGCCGGCTTGTTCCATACGTTCTACAATCACTGCCGCATCATTCAGGAAGACAAGGAACTGGAAAAGGCGCGCCTGGCCCTGGTTACGGCCGTGCGGATTACGATTGCCAACAGTTTGGCTATTTTAGGGGTTTCTGCGCCTGAAAAAATGTAATATAATAAAAATAAACACTACGTACTTTTCAAGCATATAGTTATCAGTATTCATAGGAGCGCAAGCTCAGCAGGGAGGAATTATGGCTAAATACATATTTGTCACAGGCGGGGTTGTTTCTTCATTGGGGAAAGGCATTACGGCGGCGGCCTTGGGCCGGCTGCTGAAAAATCGCGGCTTTAAGGTTACGATTCAGAAATTTGACCCGTATATCAACGTCGACCCCGGTACGATGAGCCCATATCAGCATGGGGAAGTATTCGTCACAGACGACGGCACGGAAACAGATTTGGATTTAGGTCATTACGAACGCTTTATCGACATCAGCTTAGGCAAGAACTCCAACGTTACGACCGGCAAGATTTACTGGTCCGTCCTGCAGAAAGAACGGCGCGGCGATTATTTGGGCCATACCGTTCAGGTTATCCCTCATATTACCAATGAAATCAAACAGCGCGTGTACCGCGTAGGCGACGACGACAACGCCGACGTCGTCATTACGGAAATCGGCGGCACCGTCGGCGATATCGAAAGCCTGCCCTTCCTGGAAGCTATCCGCCAGATTAAGAAGGAAGTCGGCCGCAACGACGTGCTGTACATCCACGTCACCCTCGTCCCGTATATCGGCGCAGCCGGCGAACTGAAGACCAAGCCGACCCAGCACAGCGTCAAGGAACTGCGCGGCATCGGCATTCAGCCGGACATCATCGTCTGCCGTACGGAACGTCCCTTGTCGGACGATATGAAGGAAAAGCTGGCCTTGTTCTGCGACATCGACAAGGAAGCCGTGATTGAAAACAAGACGCTGAACAGCATTTACGAAGTGCCGCTGCTCCTGGCGGAAGAAGGCATGGACCGCATCGTGCTGGAAAAACTGGACCTGCCGGACAAACCGTGCGACATGGAAGACTGGAAGCAGATGGTATACGATATTTACCACACGGAAAACGAATTGGACATCGCCCTCGTCGGCAAGTACGTCGCCCTTCACGACGCCTATCTGAGCGTCGCCGAAGCCCTGAACCACGCCGGCATCGCCTACAAGTCCAAGATCAATATCCATTGGATTGATTCGGAATCGCTGGAAGACCCGGCCGTTTCGATGGAAGACGTATTCCAGGGCATCGACGGCATCGTCGTTCCCGGCGGGTTCGGCAACCGCGGCATTGAAGGCAAAATCCGCGCCGTCCAGTATGCCCGCGAGCACAAGATTCCCTTCCTGGGCTTGTGCCTCGGCATGCAGTGCGCCGTCATGGAATTTGCCCGCCACGTCGGCGGCCTCAAGGGCGCTACGTCCTCGGAATTCAACGAAGACGCAGCCTTCCCCGTCATCGACCTCATGCCGGATCAGGTCGATATTTCCGACAAAGGCGGCACGATGCGCTTAGGCGTATATCCCTGCAAGCTGAAAGAGGATACGAAGGCTTTCGACGTATACGGCGAGCACCTCATTTACGAACGCCACCGCCATCGCTGGGAATTCAACAATAAATACAGAACGGAGCTCAGTGAAGCCGGCCTGGTGATTTCGGGCACGTCGCCGGACGACCGCCTTGTCGAAATCGTCGAAATCAAGGATCATCCCTGGTTCGTCGGCTGCCAGTTCCATCCGGAATTCAAATCCCGTCCGACGAAGGCCCATCCCTTGTTCAAGGGCCTGATCAAGACGGCGTTGGATTTAAAGAAATAAAAATAAATTTTGACTTTGTAAAACAGAGGTTTTTCAGCGGAAAACCTCTGTTTTTTATATATGCTCCTGAAAAACAGAAAGATATATATGTGACAAGAAGAACACATCGTCATGGGAATTATTTTTAAGATAAGGTACAATAAGTTTCGCAAAAATAAAAAGAGACATGGCTTGCAGAACTCTGGTAGAATGAAGTCGCGACACACCATTCTGAAAGGAGCAAGCAAACCATGTCTGAAAAGATTGTACAGCTTAACGAGGAAGTAATCAAGGGACAGCTCAAGGATCTTGTGCGTGGCAGCGTAGAGGAGACTCTCAACGAGCTGCTGGAGGCCGAGGCAGAGAAACTGACTCAGGCGGCCCGATACGAGCGCAATGAGAAGCGTCAGGGCTATCGCAGCGGCCACTACAGGCGCAGCCTCACTACCACTTCCGGGGACGTTACCCTCAAGGTACCCAAGCTCAAAGGGATTTCCTTTGAGACCGCCATTATTGAGCGGTATCGCCGCCGTGAAAGCAGCGTAGAAGAAGCCCTCATCGAGATGTATCTGGCCGGTGTATCCGTCCGGCGTGTGGAAGACATTACAGAGGCGCTGTGGGGCAGCAAAGTGTCGCCCTCAACCATCAGTGAACTGAATAAGAAGGCATATGTCCACATTGAGGATTGGCGTAACCGCCCCTTACAGGGAGGGCATTACCCGTATGTCTATGTGGACGGCATCTACTTGCGTCGCAACTGGGGCGGAGAGTTTGAGAATGTGGCCATTCTGGTAGCGATTGCGGTAAATGAAGATGGATACCGTGAGGTTCTTGGGGCTGCCGAGGGCATGAAGGAGGACAAGGCTAGCTGGGTCAGCTTCTTTCAATGGCTGCGAGGCCGGGGCCTGGATGGAGTTAAACTGGTAGTTGGCGACAAGTGCCTGGGTATGCTGGAAGCTGTAGGAGAAGTGTTTCCAGAGGCCAAGTACCAGCGGTGTACTGTACACTTTTACCGCAATATCTTCTCTGTAACGCCTCGTTCCAAGGTGAAGCTGGTGGCCAAAATGCTCAAAGCGATCCATGCGCAGGAGAGCAAGAAAGCTGCCCGTGAGAAAGCCCGGGCCGTGGTAGAAGAACTGCGTTCCATGAAACTGAAAGAGGCTGCCAAGAAGGTGGAGGATGGCATTGAGGAAACGCTGACTTACTGCGATTTTCCCTGTGAACATTGGACCCGTATCCGTACTAATAACGTCATGGAACGGCTTAACCGGGAGATCCGCCGCCGTACCCGTGTGGTGGGCAGCTTCCCGGACGGCAACTCCGCCCTCATGCTGGTCTGTGCCCGGCTGCGCCATGTGGCCGGTACCCAGTGGGGCAACAAGAAGTACATGAACATGAAGCACCTACAGGCGGCTCTGGAGGATACCTCCATTGCTGGGTGACTTCACTCATATCAGGGCCTGCAAACCATTTTGCGAAAAATACTTGACACTACCATTTTTAATAAGATGAAACGATAAAAGAATAATAAATATGATGAAATATCATGGATGCAAAATGTGCAATAATGCGTACCAATAGGGAAAAGACACTCCTTTGGTGCGAATTGTAAAAAACACGTAAATTTGCTGTTTTGAATATTTATTGAATTTTTTGCCCTTCTTTTGCCGCCAATCGGGGATGACATATATGCGAAAAATTCGCCAGAATCGCCGTCTTTGCTCTAATTTTCACATTGAATATTAGAATATATGATGATATAATATAGGCGATTGAAAGTATGTCTCGGAAATGAAGCGGACTTTCTTTCGATTTATTTTTTCTAGTCAGCCGGCTTATGCAGAAGGAAAACGATGGGATAAACCGGCTGCAACGCATGCTTGTATCAAATGCCTTTGCAGGGCGGGTACGAAAACGCGTGAAGGGAGCACCCTTGGACATGCGGCGTAGTGTCGTCGGAATCTGGCCGGCAGCACTGCGGCGGCAGCGGCCTGTACGGCGGCGCAGTCGGCAGGAACAGGCGCGCGCAGGCTGCAGCGCAGCTGGGGCGCCGCGTATCCGAAATAGTTGCTTCATGTTTTTATTATTTTCATTATATATTAATGAGGTGATTTTTGATGTTGAATACCTTTAAAAGAGGTGGGGTTCATCCTGATGATGGCAAAATCTACGCTAAGGATAAAGCCATTGAAACCCCGGCAGTACCGGATCAAGTAGTCATCCCTATGAGCCAGCATTTTGGTGCTCCTTGTACTCCGACAGTCAAGGTTGGCGACCTGGTAAAAAAAGGCCAGGTTATTGGGACCAGCGATGCCTTCCTGCATGCTGACATCCACGCTTCTACGTCCGGTAAAGTCGTCAAGGTAGCTCCGATGCCGCATAATATGATGGTCAAATGCATGGCTGTCGTTATTGAGGCAGACGGCAAAGACGAATGGGTAGAAGGTCTTCCGGCAGAACACGACTGGAAGCAGCTCGATAGCAAGGAAATCGTTGAATTGATTAAAAAGGCCGGCGTAGTAGGCTGCGGCGGCGCTACGTTCCCTGCTCATGTAAAATTGACGCCGAACAAACCTGTCGACACCTTTATCGTAAACGGCGCCGAATGCGAACCGTATCTGACCTGCGACTACCGCGCCATGGTCGAAAAAGAAACGACGGAAAAACTCGTAACGGGCGTGCAGATCTGCATGAAGGCTCTCGGCGTAAAACAGGGCTTCATCGGCATTGAAGACAACAAGCCGGAAGCGATTAAGAACATGACGGAAGCTTTCAAGGATATCCCTGAAGTTACGGTCGTAACCTGCAAGACGAAATACCCGCAGGGCGCTGAAAAAATGATGATTGAAGCCTGCACGGGCCGTCAGGTCGAACCGGGCGGATTGCCGATGAACGTCGGCTGCGTCGTAAGCAACGTCGGTACGGTCATTGCGATTGCCGACGCCGTATGCCACGAAATCCCCTTCATCGAACGCTTGACGACGGTTACGGGCGACTGCATCAAAGAACCGAAGAACCTGTCCCTGCGTATCGGTACGACCTTCCAGGAAGCTATCGATTACTGCGGCGGCTTTTCTCAGCAGCCGGACCGCATTATTGCCGGCGGCCCGATGATGGGTCTTGCCCAGTACCAGCTTGATGTTCCTATTACAAAAGGCGCTTCCGGTATCCTCGCCTTGTCTCCGGAAAAATGCCAGGTCGGCGAAGAAGAATCGTGCATCCGCTGCGGCCGCTGCGTCACCGCCTGTCCGATGGGTTTGGTTCCGAGCCAGCTGAGCATCTTCGCTTCTTGCCAGGCATGGGATAAGTGCATGGAATACGGTGTCATGAACTGCGTCGAATGCGGCAGCTGCGTATACACTTGCCCGGCAAAACGCAACATCGTCCAGTATATCCGCAATGCAAAAGCTCAGTGCAAAGCCATTCAGGCAGCCGCTCAGGCTAAGGCACAGAAGGCTTAAGATCTAATGGAAGAAGGGATATCATGAGTCCAGAAGCTAAAGGACAAACTATAGGAAAGGATGCTAAAGACATGCAGGAATTAAAACTTACTGTATCATCTTCGCCGCATGTTCGCTGTAACGAAACGGTCCCTAAAATTATGTGGAGCGTCGTTGCCGCCCTCGTGCCTGCCGCTGCGTTTGGCGTTTACTACTTTGGCGTCAATGCCCTCGTCAATATCGTAGTAGCCATTGTTTCCGCAGTTGTTTTCGAATTTTTATGGGAAAAAGGTATGCACAGAAAGGTAACCATTAAAGATGGTTCCGCTGTTATCACCGGCCTCTTGCTGGCTATGTGCTGCCCGCCGAGCCTTCCCTGGTGGATGAGCATCATCGGCTCCTTCCTGGCTATCGTCGTCTGCAAGCAGTCCATGGGCGGCCTTGGTCATAACCTCTTCAACCCGGCTCACGTCGGCCGTGCAGGCTTGATGGTTTCCTGGCCTGTCGCTATGACGACGTGGACGCAGCTCAACGGCACGGTCGTTGACGGCGTTGCCGGCGCTACGCCGCTGAACGTATTCAAGCACGGCGGCACGGACGCCCTGTTCCAGCTGTTCGGCACGAACGACTGGGGCACGATTTACCAGAGCCTGTTCATCGGTACGCGCAATGGTTCTTTGGGCGAAACCTCTACGGTTCTCCTGATCCTCGGCGGCTTGTACCTCATTTATAAGGGCTATGTCAACTGGCAGGTTCCTGTCGTCATGATCGCTACTGTCGGCGTTCTCATGTGCGTTGCTTACGGCCCCAACGTTGCGTTGTTCCAGATGATGGCCGGCGGCCTTATCATCGGCGCGTTCTTCATGGCAACGGATATGGTAACGGCTCCGATTACCTTGAAAGGCCAAATCATCTTCGCTTTAGGCGCAGGTCTTATTACCGTATTGATTCGTCTCTTCGGCGGTTATCCTGAAGGCGTTTGCTATTCCATCCTCCTGATGAACGCATTGACGCCGCTTATCGACCGCCTTGTAAAACCGACCGTCTTTGGTGAAGTTAAAACAAAGGGGGCAAAATAACATGACAGACAATCATGGAAACAGCATCATTAAGGTTGCATTGAATCTTATTCTGACCTGTTTAGTTTCGGGTTGCATCATCGGCGTCGTCTTCTTCATCACCGGCCCGATTGCAGCCGACAAAGCAGAACAGATGAAACAGGATTCCATGAAAGCCTTGGTTGCGGACGCTGATAAATTCGTTCCCGTACAGGGCGAAGCTGATACGTTTATCGCTGAAAAAGGCGGCAAAACTGTAGCTTACATCATTCCGACGGCTCCGAAAGGATACGGCGGCCCGATTAAAATGCTGACGGCTGTATCTGCCGACGGCACCGTTATCGATTACACCGTTCTTGCTGCAAACGAAACGCCGGGCCTGGGCGACAAAGGCGCGAAATCTCCGTTTAAAGATCAGTTCAAAGGCAAGAAAATCGACGGCCTGGAAGTAACGAAAGAACCGAATCAGCCGAATAAAATTCAGGCTTTGACCGGTGCTACGATTTCTTCCCGCGCTTTCTCTGCAGGCGTAAAAGAAGCGATTGAAAAAGCAGCTGCTTTGAGCGGCCAGAGCGCTTCTTCCCAGCCCGCTGCCGGCGCAACGAAGGGAGGCAATAAATAATGAGTCTTTGGAAAGTATTTAGCAGAGGCATTATTGAAGAAAACCCGTATTTCGTATTAGCCTTGAGCTTGTGCCCGGGCCTTGCCGTTACGACGAGCGTAGTAAACGGTTTGACCATGGGTTTGACAGTATGGTTTGTTATTACGTCCAACAACGTAGTCGTATCTATTATTCGTAAGACCATTAACAAAAAGGTCCGCGTACCTGTATACATTACCTGTATCGCTACGATCGTAACGTGCGTACAGCTGTTCCTTCAGGCGTTTGCTCCGGACTTGTACC
This region of Megasphaera stantonii genomic DNA includes:
- a CDS encoding IS256 family transposase gives rise to the protein MSEKIVQLNEEVIKGQLKDLVRGSVEETLNELLEAEAEKLTQAARYERNEKRQGYRSGHYRRSLTTTSGDVTLKVPKLKGISFETAIIERYRRRESSVEEALIEMYLAGVSVRRVEDITEALWGSKVSPSTISELNKKAYVHIEDWRNRPLQGGHYPYVYVDGIYLRRNWGGEFENVAILVAIAVNEDGYREVLGAAEGMKEDKASWVSFFQWLRGRGLDGVKLVVGDKCLGMLEAVGEVFPEAKYQRCTVHFYRNIFSVTPRSKVKLVAKMLKAIHAQESKKAAREKARAVVEELRSMKLKEAAKKVEDGIEETLTYCDFPCEHWTRIRTNNVMERLNREIRRRTRVVGSFPDGNSALMLVCARLRHVAGTQWGNKKYMNMKHLQAALEDTSIAG
- the argS gene encoding arginine--tRNA ligase; this translates as MEMKELLKQGIAEALDKAIAAGTLPAGDYPAISLEVPPQKEFGDFATNIAMQSARIARRAPKMIAEAIVAQMDYPWLDRAEIAGAGFINFFLKHDVIYDTLKNILAAGAEYGKAPLREEDTVQVEYVSANPTGPLHVGHGRGAAYGSALVNLLRAAGCNVQAEYYINDAGNQMNNLAASVNARYLQLLGREADIPENGYHGHDIIDTAQAIIDQDGDAYLNMPEEERLELFKDRAYVEKLKALKRDLAAFNVHFDNWFSERTLHPDAIHGACDVLKQRGKLYEKDGALWLKSTDYGDDKDRVVIRDNGVPTYLAADIAYHKNKYDRGFGSLINIWGADHHGYVARVKAAMAALGYDPEKLEILLLQMVSLFRDGKPVKMSKRTGQAITLNELIEEVGADAARYFFIMRSLDTQLDFDLDLAKSHSNENPVYYIQYAHARIYSIYRQVQEAGDALDMNWADVQWDKLKDEQELELIKKMAAFPEEIQRAARERAPHRIAHFAHELAGLFHTFYNHCRIIQEDKELEKARLALVTAVRITIANSLAILGVSAPEKM
- the rsxC gene encoding electron transport complex subunit RsxC, with translation MLNTFKRGGVHPDDGKIYAKDKAIETPAVPDQVVIPMSQHFGAPCTPTVKVGDLVKKGQVIGTSDAFLHADIHASTSGKVVKVAPMPHNMMVKCMAVVIEADGKDEWVEGLPAEHDWKQLDSKEIVELIKKAGVVGCGGATFPAHVKLTPNKPVDTFIVNGAECEPYLTCDYRAMVEKETTEKLVTGVQICMKALGVKQGFIGIEDNKPEAIKNMTEAFKDIPEVTVVTCKTKYPQGAEKMMIEACTGRQVEPGGLPMNVGCVVSNVGTVIAIADAVCHEIPFIERLTTVTGDCIKEPKNLSLRIGTTFQEAIDYCGGFSQQPDRIIAGGPMMGLAQYQLDVPITKGASGILALSPEKCQVGEEESCIRCGRCVTACPMGLVPSQLSIFASCQAWDKCMEYGVMNCVECGSCVYTCPAKRNIVQYIRNAKAQCKAIQAAAQAKAQKA
- a CDS encoding CTP synthase; amino-acid sequence: MAKYIFVTGGVVSSLGKGITAAALGRLLKNRGFKVTIQKFDPYINVDPGTMSPYQHGEVFVTDDGTETDLDLGHYERFIDISLGKNSNVTTGKIYWSVLQKERRGDYLGHTVQVIPHITNEIKQRVYRVGDDDNADVVITEIGGTVGDIESLPFLEAIRQIKKEVGRNDVLYIHVTLVPYIGAAGELKTKPTQHSVKELRGIGIQPDIIVCRTERPLSDDMKEKLALFCDIDKEAVIENKTLNSIYEVPLLLAEEGMDRIVLEKLDLPDKPCDMEDWKQMVYDIYHTENELDIALVGKYVALHDAYLSVAEALNHAGIAYKSKINIHWIDSESLEDPAVSMEDVFQGIDGIVVPGGFGNRGIEGKIRAVQYAREHKIPFLGLCLGMQCAVMEFARHVGGLKGATSSEFNEDAAFPVIDLMPDQVDISDKGGTMRLGVYPCKLKEDTKAFDVYGEHLIYERHRHRWEFNNKYRTELSEAGLVISGTSPDDRLVEIVEIKDHPWFVGCQFHPEFKSRPTKAHPLFKGLIKTALDLKK
- a CDS encoding RnfABCDGE type electron transport complex subunit G, whose amino-acid sequence is MTDNHGNSIIKVALNLILTCLVSGCIIGVVFFITGPIAADKAEQMKQDSMKALVADADKFVPVQGEADTFIAEKGGKTVAYIIPTAPKGYGGPIKMLTAVSADGTVIDYTVLAANETPGLGDKGAKSPFKDQFKGKKIDGLEVTKEPNQPNKIQALTGATISSRAFSAGVKEAIEKAAALSGQSASSQPAAGATKGGNK
- a CDS encoding RnfABCDGE type electron transport complex subunit D — encoded protein: MSPEAKGQTIGKDAKDMQELKLTVSSSPHVRCNETVPKIMWSVVAALVPAAAFGVYYFGVNALVNIVVAIVSAVVFEFLWEKGMHRKVTIKDGSAVITGLLLAMCCPPSLPWWMSIIGSFLAIVVCKQSMGGLGHNLFNPAHVGRAGLMVSWPVAMTTWTQLNGTVVDGVAGATPLNVFKHGGTDALFQLFGTNDWGTIYQSLFIGTRNGSLGETSTVLLILGGLYLIYKGYVNWQVPVVMIATVGVLMCVAYGPNVALFQMMAGGLIIGAFFMATDMVTAPITLKGQIIFALGAGLITVLIRLFGGYPEGVCYSILLMNALTPLIDRLVKPTVFGEVKTKGAK